A single window of Aphidius gifuensis isolate YNYX2018 linkage group LG1, ASM1490517v1, whole genome shotgun sequence DNA harbors:
- the LOC122861239 gene encoding guanine nucleotide-binding protein-like 1 isoform X2 — translation MPQGRKKTPFSGKAKRQQMQAKKHRQQSLLGHRGRGDDDGDTEEDSEHSKIQKINKQPRDSTGKNKYALQFFQESKEELMKRREDGRKTIVPVSLKDQEVADNFFPPGLDIPKRPAWDFSMSREHLEAKEQKYFVEYLKNIETLGKMSYFELNLETWRQLWRVLEMSDLLLIIVDIRYPVMMFPPYLYNYITNDLGKDMILVLNKIDLAPASLVVAWRDYFNKNYPKLHILFFTSYPTYNIRGNTQDGEGLKNRRRKGKLKMAAEGAQKLLETCKNIVNDKVDLSSWHDKIQEEMNTEYDLDDIDRKDNVTIEKEDTSFFKHEKYKNGILTIGCIGTPNVGKSSLMNALMGKKVVSVSRTPGHTKHFQTIFLTKTVCLCDCPGLVFPSTVPKQLQILMGSFPIAQVREPYTTIKYLAERMDLPKLLNIQHQDNDDTWSAMDICDGWAAKRNYVTARAARLDTYRAANSLLRMALEGKICLFIYPPGWAANKEKWENDPYVEVISWIQASTTRHTEDLDIQEFSSSEEDDKPSEKSKHSHTDDGNESEDESEDDSDNELPVMKNKFDALPAD, via the exons TTCAGTGGAAAAGCAAAACGACAACAAATGCAAGCAAAAAAACATCGTCAACAATCATTATTAG GTCATCGAGGGCGTGGAGATGACGATGGTGACACTGAAGAAGATTCAGAACACtctaaaattcaaaaaatcaataaacaacCACGTGATTCAACTGGGAAAAACAAATATgctttacaattttttcaagaaagtAAAGAAGAGTTGATGAAAAGACGTGAAGATGGTCGTAAAACAATAGTACCAGTTTCATTGAAAGATCAAGAAGttgctgataatttttttccacctgGTCTTGATATACCAAAAAGACCAGCATGGGATTTTAGTATGAGCAGAGAACATCTAGAAGCTaaagaacaaaaatattttgtt gaatacttgaaaaatattgagacTCTAGGAAAGATGAGTTATTTTGAGCTTAATTTAGAAACATGGAGACAATTATGGCGTGTTCTTGAAATGTcagatttattattgataattgttgatataaGATATCCAGTTATGATGTTTCCTCCATATCTTTACAATTATATTACAAATGATTTGGGTAAAGATATGATATTggtattaaacaaaattgatTTAGCACCAGCATCGCTAGTCGTTGCATGGCgtgattatttcaataaaaattatccaaaattacatatactattttttacatcatatCCAACATATAATATTCGTGGTAATACACAAGATGGTGAAGGTTTAAAAAATCGTAGAAGAAAAGGTAAACTAAAAATGGCTGCTGAAGGTGCACAAAAGTTACTTGaaacatgtaaaaatattgttaatgatAAAGTTGATTTATCATCTTGGCATGATAAAATACAAGAAGAAATGAATACGGAATATGATTTAGATGATATTGATAGAAAAGATAATGTTACCATTGAAAAAGAagatacaagtttttttaaacatgaaaaatataaaaatggtaTATTAACAATTGGTTGTATTGGTACACCAAATGTTggtaaatcatcattaatgaATGCATTAATGGGAAAAAAAGTTGTTAGTGTATCACGTACACCAGGACATACAAAACattttcaaacaatatttttaactaaaacAGTTTGTCTTTGTGATTGTCCTGGTCTTGTATTTCCTTCAACAGTACCAAAACAATTACAAATACTTATGGGATCATTTCCAATTGCTCAAGTGAGAGAACCATATacgacaattaaatatttagctGAACGAATGGATCTTCCaaagttattaaatatacaacatCAAGACAATGATGATACTTGGTCAGCAATGGATATTTGTGATGGATGGGCAGCTAAAAGAAATTATGTTACAGCACGTGCAGCTAGACTTGATACTTATCGTGCTGCTAATTCATTATTACGTATGGCTCTTGAGggaaaaatttgtctttttatttatccacCTGGATGGGCAGCAAATAAAG aaaaatggGAAAATGATCCTTATGTCGAGGTCATTTCATGGATTCAAGCGAGTACCACTCGTCACACTGAAGATTTGGATATTCAAGAATTTTCTTCATCCGAAGAAGATGATAAACCTtctgaaaaatcaaaacattCTCATACTGATGATGGCAATGAATCAGAAGATGAATCTGAGGATGATTCAGACAATGAATTGCctgttatgaaaaataaatttgatgcatTACCAgcagattaa
- the LOC122861239 gene encoding guanine nucleotide-binding protein-like 1 isoform X1, which yields MPQGRKKTPFSGKAKRQQMQAKKHRQQSLLVGHRGRGDDDGDTEEDSEHSKIQKINKQPRDSTGKNKYALQFFQESKEELMKRREDGRKTIVPVSLKDQEVADNFFPPGLDIPKRPAWDFSMSREHLEAKEQKYFVEYLKNIETLGKMSYFELNLETWRQLWRVLEMSDLLLIIVDIRYPVMMFPPYLYNYITNDLGKDMILVLNKIDLAPASLVVAWRDYFNKNYPKLHILFFTSYPTYNIRGNTQDGEGLKNRRRKGKLKMAAEGAQKLLETCKNIVNDKVDLSSWHDKIQEEMNTEYDLDDIDRKDNVTIEKEDTSFFKHEKYKNGILTIGCIGTPNVGKSSLMNALMGKKVVSVSRTPGHTKHFQTIFLTKTVCLCDCPGLVFPSTVPKQLQILMGSFPIAQVREPYTTIKYLAERMDLPKLLNIQHQDNDDTWSAMDICDGWAAKRNYVTARAARLDTYRAANSLLRMALEGKICLFIYPPGWAANKEKWENDPYVEVISWIQASTTRHTEDLDIQEFSSSEEDDKPSEKSKHSHTDDGNESEDESEDDSDNELPVMKNKFDALPAD from the exons TTCAGTGGAAAAGCAAAACGACAACAAATGCAAGCAAAAAAACATCGTCAACAATCATTATTAG TAGGTCATCGAGGGCGTGGAGATGACGATGGTGACACTGAAGAAGATTCAGAACACtctaaaattcaaaaaatcaataaacaacCACGTGATTCAACTGGGAAAAACAAATATgctttacaattttttcaagaaagtAAAGAAGAGTTGATGAAAAGACGTGAAGATGGTCGTAAAACAATAGTACCAGTTTCATTGAAAGATCAAGAAGttgctgataatttttttccacctgGTCTTGATATACCAAAAAGACCAGCATGGGATTTTAGTATGAGCAGAGAACATCTAGAAGCTaaagaacaaaaatattttgtt gaatacttgaaaaatattgagacTCTAGGAAAGATGAGTTATTTTGAGCTTAATTTAGAAACATGGAGACAATTATGGCGTGTTCTTGAAATGTcagatttattattgataattgttgatataaGATATCCAGTTATGATGTTTCCTCCATATCTTTACAATTATATTACAAATGATTTGGGTAAAGATATGATATTggtattaaacaaaattgatTTAGCACCAGCATCGCTAGTCGTTGCATGGCgtgattatttcaataaaaattatccaaaattacatatactattttttacatcatatCCAACATATAATATTCGTGGTAATACACAAGATGGTGAAGGTTTAAAAAATCGTAGAAGAAAAGGTAAACTAAAAATGGCTGCTGAAGGTGCACAAAAGTTACTTGaaacatgtaaaaatattgttaatgatAAAGTTGATTTATCATCTTGGCATGATAAAATACAAGAAGAAATGAATACGGAATATGATTTAGATGATATTGATAGAAAAGATAATGTTACCATTGAAAAAGAagatacaagtttttttaaacatgaaaaatataaaaatggtaTATTAACAATTGGTTGTATTGGTACACCAAATGTTggtaaatcatcattaatgaATGCATTAATGGGAAAAAAAGTTGTTAGTGTATCACGTACACCAGGACATACAAAACattttcaaacaatatttttaactaaaacAGTTTGTCTTTGTGATTGTCCTGGTCTTGTATTTCCTTCAACAGTACCAAAACAATTACAAATACTTATGGGATCATTTCCAATTGCTCAAGTGAGAGAACCATATacgacaattaaatatttagctGAACGAATGGATCTTCCaaagttattaaatatacaacatCAAGACAATGATGATACTTGGTCAGCAATGGATATTTGTGATGGATGGGCAGCTAAAAGAAATTATGTTACAGCACGTGCAGCTAGACTTGATACTTATCGTGCTGCTAATTCATTATTACGTATGGCTCTTGAGggaaaaatttgtctttttatttatccacCTGGATGGGCAGCAAATAAAG aaaaatggGAAAATGATCCTTATGTCGAGGTCATTTCATGGATTCAAGCGAGTACCACTCGTCACACTGAAGATTTGGATATTCAAGAATTTTCTTCATCCGAAGAAGATGATAAACCTtctgaaaaatcaaaacattCTCATACTGATGATGGCAATGAATCAGAAGATGAATCTGAGGATGATTCAGACAATGAATTGCctgttatgaaaaataaatttgatgcatTACCAgcagattaa
- the LOC122847328 gene encoding uncharacterized protein LOC122847328: MQIPWSRSPCIRQILPRCSEIENKLYGHHDDHSYVKDELTMERVNDDCLAEIFMYLPACERPKIALVCKQWKRVLDYYSWFNVKKLELTYWRYDEYPNLLTKNYPTTDRQFSFLKSLLNKCGRYLTELDLTAYGHCNIVPVVNESCPNLVKLRIRIEFIDDAILDNAFTHLSKLKVLKIIFQCFKKQDTSIIPVTLIKSLLNVADTLTELNLSNWSECMRDNTNFPDEITSVVSQLKALKTFHRAGINCPKDLFVLTSTNPKINTTSDDYKYRKNKFTSIEIYERVKRLDIRNFRVTDDFLYNVANVMKRLESLQMVSTWITDAGIVAISKMNYLRGLNCCGFNKVTDSSIKLLKNMVLLNLPFSNKITDESAMKVLENSPELIYISVKNTGVTSEFIKKAEEISRNRKQKLKVMILCEDGMPNTRIEYEYLTVEYVKKVKQRNKN; encoded by the exons ATGCAAATACCATGGAGTAGATCTCCATGTATAAGACAAATTTTACCACGTTGCAGCGAAATAGAAAATAAG CTATACGGTCATCATGATGATCATTCATACGTCAAAGATGAACTGACAATGGAAcgtgttaatgatgattgcctggctgaaatattcatgtatcTTCCAGCATGTGAAAGACCGAAAATTGCATTGG tatgcaaACAATGGAAAAGAGTCCTTGATTATTACTCTTggtttaatgtcaaaaaacttGAACTAACTTATTGGAGATATGATGAGTATCCTAATTTATTAACGAAAAATTATCCAACAACCGATCgacaatttagttttttaaaatcgcTTCTTAATAAATGTGGTCGTTATTTAACAGAATTAGACTTGACAGCATATGGCCATTGTAACATAGTACCAGTTGTCAATGAATCTTGTCCAAATCTCGTAAAACTTCGAATaagaattgaatttattgacgATGCAATATTAGATAATGCATTTACACATCTTTCCAAActaaaagtattgaaaattatatttcaatgttttaAAAAGCAAGATACATCTATTATACCTGTTACTTTGATCAAGTCATTGTTAAATGTTGCTGATACATTGACTGAACTGAATTTGTCAAATTGGTCTGAATGCATGAGGGACAATACTAATTTTCCAGATGAAATCACTAGT GTGGTTTCTCAACTGAAGGCCTTGAAAACGTTTCATCGTGCTGGTATAAATTGTCCCAAAGATTTATTCGTCTTGACTTCGACAAATCCTAAAATAAATACCACTTCTGACGACTATAAatatcgtaaaaataaatttacttccATAGAAATATATGAGCGGGTCAAGAGATTAGATATTAGAAATTTCCGAGTtactgatgattttttatataatgttgCCAATGTCATGAAGAGATTAGAATCACTACAAATGGTTAGTACTTGGATAACCGATGCTGGTATAGTAGCAATTTCaaagatgaattatttaagAGGTCTTAATTGTTGCGGGTTTAATAAGGTCACTGACTCTTCAATTAAATTGCTCAAAAATATGGTATTATTGAACTTACCATTcagcaataaaattacagaTGAATCAGCCATGAAagttcttgaaaattcaccagaGTTGATATATATTAGCGTTAAAAACACAGGTGTAACTTCTGAATTTATCAAGAAAGCAGaagaaatatcaagaaatcgtaaacaaaaattgaaagtAATGATATTATGTGAAGATGGTATGCCTAACACACGAAttgaatatgaatat ttaacagTCGAGTatgttaaaaaagtaaaacaacgaaacaaaaattag
- the LOC122861238 gene encoding coiled-coil domain-containing protein 93 — protein sequence MPNEKSKSLIPPSAIVEVDIREDEEQAVKFNEIVDLLVAAGYFRARIKGISNFDKVIGGMTWCIESCNFDVDVDLLFHENLTIGQKISLTEKIVAMLPKMNCPHRIEPHQIQGLDCIHIFPVIQWLVKRSMETRKDNASFVRAFALSQFDKLYSSKNNEHSMKDEQMKNIEANIQSVKQSYGPKRKFKRAGEAPKDEIARVKSTLLEYGILPIGNIVSSVSDSGENENVNIQDTTEINNELIKDQGQVVHLDEERLSASAVGNIVGLQAQEIVQVSELYASLSVDSSNSTNESRILSALEKQQSTLQKRINKLKMEHDTLTEQYNNQIEKMKKTNEKKQIIEDEFLRMKEMETPENKGMLAKLEELLAVHSGLKNQEHKFREQCKIDLVNLQNLVENIETCDPQEKENQIAEYDSLKESINKTRLLLAKKNRAIASLTRKLDDVPGRSELTQYQRRFMELYNQVSAKHKETKQYYTLYNTLDDTKLYLSKELSLLNSIQENYNEAMASASGKEQFLKQFEAIIAGIKRNKDMVETRCAEEKDKRFKLNKQLVTLVEQQRKYVAAVRQLTIECRKNEALLAQLRAT from the exons ATgccaaatgaaaaatcaaaaagtttAATTCCACCTTCTGCTATTGTTGAA GTTGATATTCGAGAAGATGAAGAACAAgctgttaaatttaatgagaTTGTTGATCTCTTGGTGGCAGCTGGTTATTTCAGAGCAAGAATCAAGGGTATATCAAATTTTGACAAG gtCATAGGAGGAATGACTTGGTGCATTGAATCATGTAATTTTGACGTTGATGttgatttattgtttcatgaaaatttaacaattggtCAAAAAAT atCATTGACAGAAAAAATTGTGGCAATGTTACCAAAAATGAATTGTCCCCACAGAATTGAACCCCATCAAATTCAGGGTCTAGATTGCATTCATATATTTCCAGTTATCCAG tgGCTTGTTAAACGTTCAATGGAAACGAGAAAAGATAATGCAAGTTTTGTACGTGCATTTGCATTAAgtcaatttgataaattgtattcatctaaaaataatgaacatTCAATGAAAGatgaacaaatgaaaaatattgaagctAATATTCAATCAGTTAAACAATCATATGGAcctaaaagaaaatttaaaagagcTGGTGAAGCTCCAAAAGATGAAATAGCTCGTGTTAAAAGTACATTGTTAGAGTATGGTATTTTACCAATTGGAAATATTGTGTCATCTGTATCTGATAGTGGTGAAAATGAGAAtgtaaatattcaagatacaacagaaattaataatgaattaataaaagatcAAGGACAAGTTGTTCACCTGGATGAGGAACGTTTAAGTGCAAGTGCAGTTGGAAATATTGTTGGACTTCAAGCACAAGAAATTGTTCAAGTTTCTGAGCTATATGCTTCATTGTCTGTTGATTCAAGt aATTCGACAAATGAATCAAGAATATTATCAGcacttgaaaaacaacaatcaacattacaaaaaagaattaataaattaaaaatggaaCATGACACATTGACTGAACAGTACaataatcaaattgaaaaaatgaaaaaaacaaatgagaaaaaacaaattattgagGATGAATTTTTGAGAATGAAAGAAATGGAAACTCCAGAAAATAAAGG aatgtTGGCTAAGCTAGAAGAGTTACTTGCAGTTCACAGtggtttaaaaaatcaagaacATAAATTTCGAGAACAATGTAAAATTGATTTAGTTAATCTCCaaaatttagttgaaaatattgaaacttGTGATccacaagaaaaagaaaatcaaattgCTGAATATGATTCACTTAAagagtcaataaataaaacaagattaTTACTTGCTAAAAAAAATCGTGCAATTGCTTCATTAACACGTAAACTTGATGATGTACCAGGTAGATCTGAATTGACTCAGTATCAAAGAAGATTTATGGAACTTTACAATCAAG TTTCTGCTAAACACAAGGAAACTAAACAGTACTATACATTGTATAATACTTTGGATGATACTAAACTTTATTTGAGCAAGGAATTATCTCTCTTAAATTCAATTCAAGAAAACTACAatga aGCAATGGCATCTGCAAGTGGAAaagaacaatttttaaaacaatttgaaGCAATAATAGCTGGTATTAAACGAAACAAAGACATg GTGGAAACAAGATGTGCTGAGGAAAAAGACAAACGTTTTAAGTTGAATAAACAACTTGTTACTCTTGTTGaacaacaaagaaaatatgttGCTGCTGTGAGACAACTAACAATTGAATGTCGTAAAAATGAGGCACTTCTTGCTCAACTACGTGCCAcataa
- the LOC122847337 gene encoding beta-1,4-galactosyltransferase 7-like, translating to MSSILINSDSCKCPVTTNQSKKEDKLMTKIGRRNDNTKKLAILVPFRDRFEELLSFVSHMKKFLDKQNIDYHIFVLNQIDRYRFNRASLINVGFIYTKKNFDYIAMHDVDLLPINDNLSY from the exons atgagtagtatattaattaattcag ataGCTGTAAATGTCCAGTAACAacaaatcaatcaaaaaaagaagataaattaatgacaaaaataGGAAGAAGAAATGATAATACCAAAAAACTTGCAATTCTTGTGCCATTTAGAGATAGATTTgaagaattattatcatttgtatcacatatgaaaaaatttttggataaacaaaatattgattaCCACATATTTGTTCTAAATCAG ATTGATAGATATCGTTTTAACAGAGCTTCATTAATAAACGttggttttatttatacaaaaaaaaattttgattacaTTGCTATGCATGATGTGGATTTATTGCCAATAAATGACAATTTGTCATACTAA